From Brassica oleracea var. oleracea cultivar TO1000 chromosome C3, BOL, whole genome shotgun sequence, a single genomic window includes:
- the LOC106331540 gene encoding uncharacterized protein LOC106331540: MKKQIMDESENLCFKKSLMSPPPPPPLPPSPGYGSRKIDGDSITNIQIKKFWRQKQIIEEEHLFAAIKAASRVRARNLSDEDYKRFEESLDMEDSEIEAQEGIKDWWMKSKYAYLNQPALGSSDSLKRKRFSSYVPNYFSFKPCIPLYATSLNVF, from the exons ATGAAGAAGCAGATTATGGATGAGTCTGAGAATTTGTGTTTCAAGAAGTCACTGATGTCGCCTCCTCCTCCTCCACCGCTTCCTCCATCTCCAGGATATGGATCAAGAAAGATCGATGGAGACAGCATAACCAATATACAGATCAAGAAGTTCTGGAGGCAGAAGCAGATCATTGAAGAGGAGCATCTCTTTGCTGCTATTAAGGCTGCATCTCGTGTTAGAGCCCGCAATCTCTCT GATGAGGACTACAAACGCTTTGAAGAAAGCTTAGACATGGAAGACTCTGAAATTGAAGCTCAAGAGGGAATTAAAGACTG GTGGATGAAGAGCAAGTATGCCTACTTGAACCAGCCTGCTCTTGGATCTTCTGATTCACTGAAGAGAAAAAGGTTTTCGTCTTATGTACCAAACTATTTCTCCTTCAAGCCTTGCATTCCTCTCTATGCAACGTCGCTCAATGTCTTTTAG
- the LOC106329145 gene encoding UPF0548 protein At2g17695, producing the protein MVFLSWGRPSTEQQQQVINKSGTFNYDNKYRGASSRSVSKLKEDSEVSKDGFLINHSRVLVGSGKESYEKGKKALQNWKHFGMDWAFVDPNTPVETGKKFCVCVKEVLPWVMLPLQVAYVDESKKSRRGPAHFGYGSGTLEGHLLAGEERFSIELDGDGKVWYEITSLSKPALFLSFLGYPYVKLRQKHFAHHSSDAVLKHLSSASSSS; encoded by the exons ATGGTGTTCTTGAGCTGGGGCCGTCCATCTACCGAGCAACAGCAACAAGTCATCAACAA GTCAGGAACTTTCAATTACGACAACAAGTACAGAGGAGCTTCTTCTAGATCAGTATCCAAACTAAAGGAAGATTCAGAAGTCAGTAAAGATGGGTTCTTGATCAATCACTCTCGCGTCTTAGTTGGTTCTGGTAAAGAGAGTTACGAGAAGGGGAAGAAAGCTCTTCAGAACTGGAA GCACTTTGGTATGGATTGGGCATTTGTTGATCCCAACACACCAGTTGAAACCGGCAAAAAGTTTTGTGTCTGCGTGAAAGAGGTTCTTCCTTGGGTGATGCTTCCTCTTCAAGTGGCTTACGTCGACGAAAGCAAGAAGTCTAGAAGAGGCCCTGCGCATTTCGGGTACGGGAGCGGCACTCTTGAGGGGCATTTACTAGCTGGAGAAGAGCGGTTTTCGATTGAGCTGGACGGAGATGGTAAAGTGTGGTATGAGATAACGTCCTTGTCGAAGCCAGCTCTTTTCTTGTCCTTCCTTGGTTATCCTTATGTCAAGCTTAGGCAGAAGCACTTTGCTCATCATTCTTCTGATGCTGTCCTTAAACATCTTAGTAGTGCTTCTTCATCATCTTGA
- the LOC106328633 gene encoding tyrosine-protein kinase FRK-like isoform X3: MTNTYESESCGSRAVVASPSQENPRHYRMKLDVYGEILQRLQESKYEEDTLPDFEDQLWQHFNRLPVRYALDVKVERAEDVLTHQRLLRLAEDPAARPVFEVRSVQVSPRISVDTDPTLEEDAQSSSHPNRQGVLAPPTFGSSPNFEAITLGSKIVEDVDSAVNAPLATRPMHEITFSTIDKPKLLSQLTSLLGELGLNIQEAHAFSTADGFSLDVFVVDGWSQEETDGLKDALSKEILKLKDQPGSRQKSIAFFEHEKSSDELIPACIEIPTDGTDEWDIDLKQLKIEKKVASGSYGDLHKGTYCSQEVAIKFLRPERVNTEMLREFSQEVYIMRKVRHKNVVQFLGACTRSPTLCIVTEFMSRGSIYDFLHKQKCAFKLQTLLKVALDVAKGMCYLHQNNIIHRDLKTANLLMDENGLVKVADFGVARVQIESGVMTAETGTYRWMAPEVIEHKPYSHKADVFSYAIVLWELLTGDIPYAFLTPLQAAVGVVQKGLRPKIPKKTHPKVKGLLERCWQQDPKERPDFEEIIEMLQQIMIEVNVVPS, encoded by the exons ATGACGAACACATACGAGTCGGAGAGTTGCGGAAGCAGAGCCGTCGTGGCGTCGCCGTCCCAGGAAAACCCTAGACACTACCGGATGAAGCTCGATGTCTACGGTGAGATTTTACAGCGACTCCAAGAATCTAAGTACGAAGAGGACACTCTGCCTGATTTCGAGGATCAACTCTGGCAACATTTCAATCGCCTTCCTGTTCG ATATGCTCTGGATGTTAAAGTTGAGAGGGCAGAAGATGTTCTCACGCATCAAAGGTTGTTGAGATTGGCTGAAGATCCTGCTGCTAGGCCTGTCTTTGAAGTTCGTAGTGTACAG GTTTCTCCCAGAATATCTGTTGACACTGACCCTACGTTGGAGGAAGATGCCCAAAGCTCTAGCCACCCAAACAGGCAGGG GGTTCTTGCACCTCCAACTTTTGGCTCTTCTCCAAATTTTGAGGCTATAACTCTGGGTAGTAAAATTGTTGAAGATGTTGATAGTGCTGTTAATGCACCATTGGCTACTCG ACCAATGCATGAGATCACCTTTTCAACCATCGATAAGCCTAAACTCCTTAGCCAG CTGACTTCCCTGCTTGGTGAGCTTGGATTGAATATTCAGGAGGCTCATGCTTTCTCCACTGCGGATGGCTTTTCTTTGGATGTCTTTGTTGTTGATGGTTGGTCTCAAGAG GAAACAGATGGTTTAAAAGATGCATTAAGCAAGGAGATACTGAAGCTTAAG GATCAACCTGGTTCAAGACAGAAGTCTATTGCTTTCTTTGAGCATGAAAAATCAAGCGACGAGCTGATACCCGCCTGCATTGAAATACCCACGGACGGAACTGACGAGTGGGATATTGACTTGAAACAGCTCAAAATTGAAAAGAAAGTGGCATCTGGTTCATATGGGGATCT GCATAAAGGCACCTATTGCAGTCAGGAAGTTGCTATCAAATTTCTTAGGCCTGAGCGTGTGAACACAGAGATGCTTAGAGAATTCTCTCAAGAAGTTTATATTATGAG GAAAGTAAGACATAAAAACGTTGTTCAGTTTTTGGGTGCATGCACAAGATCTCCGACCCTCTGTATTGTGACTG AGTTTATGTCTCGGGGGAGCATTTATGATTTTTTGCACAAACAGAAATGCGCTTTCAAACTTCAAACTTTACTTAAAGTTGCACTTGATGTTGCAAAAGGGATGTGCTATCTGCATCAAAACAATATCATTCACAGGGACCTTAAGACTGCAAACCTTCTTATGGATGAAAATGGA CTTGTTAAGGTTGCTGATTTTGGAGTTGCCAGAGTACAGATCGAATCAGGGGTAATGACTGCTGAAACAGGGACGTATCGATGGATGGCTCCAGAG GTTATTGAACACAAACCATACAGTCACAAAGCAGATGTGTTCAGTTATGCGATAGTGCTATGGGAACTTTTGACTGGTGAT ATCCCATATGCTTTCTTGACTCCGCTTCAAGCGGCTGTTGGTGTTGTTCAGAAG GGGCTTAGACCGAAGATTCCAAAGAAGACACACCCAAAAGTGAAGGGACTCCTAGAGAGATGCTGGCAGCAAGACCCAAAAGAAAGACCAGATTTTGAGGAAATCATAGAAATGCTTCAACAGATAATGATTGAGGTAAACGTCGTACCGTCGTGA
- the LOC106328633 gene encoding tyrosine-protein kinase FRK-like isoform X1, with amino-acid sequence MTNTYESESCGSRAVVASPSQENPRHYRMKLDVYGEILQRLQESKYEEDTLPDFEDQLWQHFNRLPVRYALDVKVERAEDVLTHQRLLRLAEDPAARPVFEVRSVQVSPRISVDTDPTLEEDAQSSSHPNRQGVLAPPTFGSSPNFEAITLGSKIVEDVDSAVNAPLATRPMHEITFSTIDKPKLLSQLTSLLGELGLNIQEAHAFSTADGFSLDVFVVDGWSQEETDGLKDALSKEILKLKDQPGSRQKSIAFFEHEKSSDELIPACIEIPTDGTDEWDIDLKQLKIEKKVASGSYGDLHKGTYCSQEVAIKFLRPERVNTEMLREFSQEVYIMRKVRHKNVVQFLGACTRSPTLCIVTEFMSRGSIYDFLHKQKCAFKLQTLLKVALDVAKGMCYLHQNNIIHRDLKTANLLMDENGLVKVADFGVARVQIESGVMTAETGTYRWMAPEVIEHKPYSHKADVFSYAIVLWELLTGDIPYAFLTPLQAAVGVVQKGLRPKIPKKTHPKVKGLLERCWQQDPKERPDFEEIIEMLQQIMIEVGDEDSGKDKQRLGFLQALKKSRY; translated from the exons ATGACGAACACATACGAGTCGGAGAGTTGCGGAAGCAGAGCCGTCGTGGCGTCGCCGTCCCAGGAAAACCCTAGACACTACCGGATGAAGCTCGATGTCTACGGTGAGATTTTACAGCGACTCCAAGAATCTAAGTACGAAGAGGACACTCTGCCTGATTTCGAGGATCAACTCTGGCAACATTTCAATCGCCTTCCTGTTCG ATATGCTCTGGATGTTAAAGTTGAGAGGGCAGAAGATGTTCTCACGCATCAAAGGTTGTTGAGATTGGCTGAAGATCCTGCTGCTAGGCCTGTCTTTGAAGTTCGTAGTGTACAG GTTTCTCCCAGAATATCTGTTGACACTGACCCTACGTTGGAGGAAGATGCCCAAAGCTCTAGCCACCCAAACAGGCAGGG GGTTCTTGCACCTCCAACTTTTGGCTCTTCTCCAAATTTTGAGGCTATAACTCTGGGTAGTAAAATTGTTGAAGATGTTGATAGTGCTGTTAATGCACCATTGGCTACTCG ACCAATGCATGAGATCACCTTTTCAACCATCGATAAGCCTAAACTCCTTAGCCAG CTGACTTCCCTGCTTGGTGAGCTTGGATTGAATATTCAGGAGGCTCATGCTTTCTCCACTGCGGATGGCTTTTCTTTGGATGTCTTTGTTGTTGATGGTTGGTCTCAAGAG GAAACAGATGGTTTAAAAGATGCATTAAGCAAGGAGATACTGAAGCTTAAG GATCAACCTGGTTCAAGACAGAAGTCTATTGCTTTCTTTGAGCATGAAAAATCAAGCGACGAGCTGATACCCGCCTGCATTGAAATACCCACGGACGGAACTGACGAGTGGGATATTGACTTGAAACAGCTCAAAATTGAAAAGAAAGTGGCATCTGGTTCATATGGGGATCT GCATAAAGGCACCTATTGCAGTCAGGAAGTTGCTATCAAATTTCTTAGGCCTGAGCGTGTGAACACAGAGATGCTTAGAGAATTCTCTCAAGAAGTTTATATTATGAG GAAAGTAAGACATAAAAACGTTGTTCAGTTTTTGGGTGCATGCACAAGATCTCCGACCCTCTGTATTGTGACTG AGTTTATGTCTCGGGGGAGCATTTATGATTTTTTGCACAAACAGAAATGCGCTTTCAAACTTCAAACTTTACTTAAAGTTGCACTTGATGTTGCAAAAGGGATGTGCTATCTGCATCAAAACAATATCATTCACAGGGACCTTAAGACTGCAAACCTTCTTATGGATGAAAATGGA CTTGTTAAGGTTGCTGATTTTGGAGTTGCCAGAGTACAGATCGAATCAGGGGTAATGACTGCTGAAACAGGGACGTATCGATGGATGGCTCCAGAG GTTATTGAACACAAACCATACAGTCACAAAGCAGATGTGTTCAGTTATGCGATAGTGCTATGGGAACTTTTGACTGGTGAT ATCCCATATGCTTTCTTGACTCCGCTTCAAGCGGCTGTTGGTGTTGTTCAGAAG GGGCTTAGACCGAAGATTCCAAAGAAGACACACCCAAAAGTGAAGGGACTCCTAGAGAGATGCTGGCAGCAAGACCCAAAAGAAAGACCAGATTTTGAGGAAATCATAGAAATGCTTCAACAGATAATGATTGAG GTTGGAGATGAAGACTCAGGCAAGGACAAGCAGCGTCTTGGTTTCTTACAAGCCCTCAAAAAGTCCCGTTACTAG
- the LOC106328633 gene encoding tyrosine-protein kinase FRK-like isoform X2, translating to MTNTYESESCGSRAVVASPSQENPRHYRMKLDVYGEILQRLQESKYEEDTLPDFEDQLWQHFNRLPVRYALDVKVERAEDVLTHQRLLRLAEDPAARPVFEVRSVQVSPRISVDTDPTLEEDAQSSSHPNRVLAPPTFGSSPNFEAITLGSKIVEDVDSAVNAPLATRPMHEITFSTIDKPKLLSQLTSLLGELGLNIQEAHAFSTADGFSLDVFVVDGWSQEETDGLKDALSKEILKLKDQPGSRQKSIAFFEHEKSSDELIPACIEIPTDGTDEWDIDLKQLKIEKKVASGSYGDLHKGTYCSQEVAIKFLRPERVNTEMLREFSQEVYIMRKVRHKNVVQFLGACTRSPTLCIVTEFMSRGSIYDFLHKQKCAFKLQTLLKVALDVAKGMCYLHQNNIIHRDLKTANLLMDENGLVKVADFGVARVQIESGVMTAETGTYRWMAPEVIEHKPYSHKADVFSYAIVLWELLTGDIPYAFLTPLQAAVGVVQKGLRPKIPKKTHPKVKGLLERCWQQDPKERPDFEEIIEMLQQIMIEVGDEDSGKDKQRLGFLQALKKSRY from the exons ATGACGAACACATACGAGTCGGAGAGTTGCGGAAGCAGAGCCGTCGTGGCGTCGCCGTCCCAGGAAAACCCTAGACACTACCGGATGAAGCTCGATGTCTACGGTGAGATTTTACAGCGACTCCAAGAATCTAAGTACGAAGAGGACACTCTGCCTGATTTCGAGGATCAACTCTGGCAACATTTCAATCGCCTTCCTGTTCG ATATGCTCTGGATGTTAAAGTTGAGAGGGCAGAAGATGTTCTCACGCATCAAAGGTTGTTGAGATTGGCTGAAGATCCTGCTGCTAGGCCTGTCTTTGAAGTTCGTAGTGTACAG GTTTCTCCCAGAATATCTGTTGACACTGACCCTACGTTGGAGGAAGATGCCCAAAGCTCTAGCCACCCAAACAG GGTTCTTGCACCTCCAACTTTTGGCTCTTCTCCAAATTTTGAGGCTATAACTCTGGGTAGTAAAATTGTTGAAGATGTTGATAGTGCTGTTAATGCACCATTGGCTACTCG ACCAATGCATGAGATCACCTTTTCAACCATCGATAAGCCTAAACTCCTTAGCCAG CTGACTTCCCTGCTTGGTGAGCTTGGATTGAATATTCAGGAGGCTCATGCTTTCTCCACTGCGGATGGCTTTTCTTTGGATGTCTTTGTTGTTGATGGTTGGTCTCAAGAG GAAACAGATGGTTTAAAAGATGCATTAAGCAAGGAGATACTGAAGCTTAAG GATCAACCTGGTTCAAGACAGAAGTCTATTGCTTTCTTTGAGCATGAAAAATCAAGCGACGAGCTGATACCCGCCTGCATTGAAATACCCACGGACGGAACTGACGAGTGGGATATTGACTTGAAACAGCTCAAAATTGAAAAGAAAGTGGCATCTGGTTCATATGGGGATCT GCATAAAGGCACCTATTGCAGTCAGGAAGTTGCTATCAAATTTCTTAGGCCTGAGCGTGTGAACACAGAGATGCTTAGAGAATTCTCTCAAGAAGTTTATATTATGAG GAAAGTAAGACATAAAAACGTTGTTCAGTTTTTGGGTGCATGCACAAGATCTCCGACCCTCTGTATTGTGACTG AGTTTATGTCTCGGGGGAGCATTTATGATTTTTTGCACAAACAGAAATGCGCTTTCAAACTTCAAACTTTACTTAAAGTTGCACTTGATGTTGCAAAAGGGATGTGCTATCTGCATCAAAACAATATCATTCACAGGGACCTTAAGACTGCAAACCTTCTTATGGATGAAAATGGA CTTGTTAAGGTTGCTGATTTTGGAGTTGCCAGAGTACAGATCGAATCAGGGGTAATGACTGCTGAAACAGGGACGTATCGATGGATGGCTCCAGAG GTTATTGAACACAAACCATACAGTCACAAAGCAGATGTGTTCAGTTATGCGATAGTGCTATGGGAACTTTTGACTGGTGAT ATCCCATATGCTTTCTTGACTCCGCTTCAAGCGGCTGTTGGTGTTGTTCAGAAG GGGCTTAGACCGAAGATTCCAAAGAAGACACACCCAAAAGTGAAGGGACTCCTAGAGAGATGCTGGCAGCAAGACCCAAAAGAAAGACCAGATTTTGAGGAAATCATAGAAATGCTTCAACAGATAATGATTGAG GTTGGAGATGAAGACTCAGGCAAGGACAAGCAGCGTCTTGGTTTCTTACAAGCCCTCAAAAAGTCCCGTTACTAG
- the LOC106330454 gene encoding uncharacterized protein LOC106330454: MNGEKAFSWFDDWLEMGKLFDITGATGTRYLGVRRGARVSEAVSQGQWKVRGQRSRHFQALHAKIQATPVMQADLGENVYMWCHAMDTYKEQFSARDTWDQIRSRKAQVAWCSSVWFPQGVPRYSFILWLAVQNMLSTGDRMRMWGIRQDCVLCGERDETRDRMFFACPYSYSVWDRVASVLIGPGINPDWQDTLTFIQDGGRCQLDSILLRLAFKTTVYHVWRERNARRHLSGNQTVAQLIKLIDKAVKNRISSL, from the coding sequence ATGAATGGTGAAAAAGCTTTTTCCTGGTTTGATGATTGGTTGGAGATGGGGAAACTATTCGACATAACTGGAGCTACTGGGACTCGTTATCTTGGAGTAAGAAGAGGAGCTCGGGTCTCTGAGGCGGTATCACAGGGACAGTGGAAGGTTAGGGGTCAGCGGAGTAGACATTTTCAGGCGTTACACGCAAAGATTCAAGCTACACCTGTTATGCAGGCTGATCTCGGTGAAAATGTGTATATGTGGTGCCACGCCATGGACACATACAAAGAGCAGTTCTCGGCAAGGGACACTTGGGATCAAATTCGAAGTAGGAAGGCACAAGTGGCTTGGTGTAGTAGTGTCTGGTTTCCACAGGGTGTGCCTCGCTACTCCTTCATACTTTGGTTAGCTGTTCAAAACATGTTATCAACTGGAGACAGAATGAGAATGTGGGGCATTAGGCAGGATTGTGTCTTATGTGGAGAGCGGGATGAGACTAGAGATCGCATGTTTTTTGCTTGCCCTTACTCGTATTCAGTTTGGGATAGAGTCGCTAGTGTGCTCATTGGACCAGGTATCAATCCAGATTGGCAGGATACACTCACTTTTATTCAGGATGGAGGACGTTGTCAACTGGACAGTATTCTTCTACGGCTCGCTTTTAAGACAACAGTCTATCATGTCTGGAGGGAGCGCAATGCTCGAAGGCATCTCAGCGGTAATCAGACTGTAGCACAACTCATTAAGCTCATTGACAAAGCGGTCAAGAACAGAATATCATCTCTTTGA
- the LOC106331519 gene encoding prolyl 4-hydroxylase 5-like has protein sequence MASKSKNNIRYQPRKPSSRSTQAFTVIILLLVVIMILLGLGILSLPNANRNSSKPNDLTNIVRKSQEQSSGGDEEGNGERWVEVISWEPRAVVYHNFLTNEECEHLINLAKPNMVKSAVVDEKTGGSKDSRVRTSSGTFLGRGHDEIVETIEKRISDFTFIPVENGEGLQVLHYQVGQKYEPHYDYFLDEFNTKNGGQRIATVLMYLSDVDDGGETVFPAAKGNISAVPWWNELSKCGKEGLSVLPKKRDALLFWNMRPDASLDPSSLHGGCPVVKGNKWSSTKWFHVHEFKV, from the exons ATGGCGTCGAAATCGAAGAACAACATTCGTTACCAACCGAGAAAACCATCATCGAGATCGACTCAAGCGTTCACGGTGATCATCCTACTGCTCGTGGTGATTATGATTCTTCTCGGTCTCGGGATCTTGTCACTTCCAAATGCAAACAGAAACTCTTCCAAGCCCAACGACTTGACCAACATTGTACGCAAGAGCCAGGAGCAGAG TAGTGGTGGAGATGAGGAAGGGAACGGGGAGCGTTGGGTTGAAGTGATATCGTGGGAGCCTAGAGCTGTCGTTTACCACAATTTTTTG ACCAATGAAGAATGTGAGCACCTGATCAACCTCGCTAAACCCAACATGGTTAAGTCAGCGGTGGTTGATGAGAAAACCGGTGGGAGCAAAGACAGCAG AGTAAGGACGAGCTCTGGAACTTTCCTTGGGAGAGGACATGACGAAATTGTTGAGACTATTGAGAAAAGGATTTCAGATTTCACCTTCATTCCTGTTG AAAATGGAGAAGGTCTTCAGGTTCTTCACTACCAAGTAGGCCAGAAGTATGAGCCTCACTATGATTATTTCTTAGATGAGTTCAACACCAAGAACGGTGGGCAACGTATAGCTACTGTGCTTATGTACCT CTCGGATGTTGATGATGGTGGCGAGACCGTGTTCCCGGCTGCAAAAGGAAACATTAGTGCAGTCCCGTGGTGGAACGAGCTCTCGAAATGTGGCAAAGAAGGACTCTCTGTTCTACCAAAGAAGCGAGATGCTTTACTTTTCTGGAACATGAGACCTGATGCTTCTCTAGACCCTTCCAGTTTGCATG GGGGATGTCCAGTGGTGAAAGGAAACAAATGGTCATCCACCAAATGGTTCCACGTCCACGAGTTCAAGGTCTAA